In Solanum lycopersicum chromosome 3, SLM_r2.1, the genomic stretch TGTACTCCTCCAATTCAGTTTCCCATTCCCTCAAGGTGTGAAAATTTCCAGTGGAATCTACGTAACGTTCAGCATGAAGAGGTTTCTGGCTTGTATTGAAGGAGTGGATAAACAGAACAATGATATATCCAGCAACATGCATTACCACTGTACTGACAAGTACCCATTTGTCACTTGGAACACGGTGTGGTTCAAGAGGGCTCCTTGCTGATAATCTGATACGGGATCTCCACACCTTTTGGCTGAGCCTCGCTGTTACTAAAAAGGCAACTAGCACAAGAACCTTGACAGTATAATCAATCAGACGAATCCACTGGCTGTTTTCAAGATCATAAGATGGAGTCTCATTGATTTCAGCACCCATCATTTTGAACAAAGCTTCTGCACCTGTGATCAAAGGTAGGCCGTATCCAACAGCTTGGACACCTAGCATGGCAAGCGAGACATACGGGACCGATTCCGCATTACCTCTGATGTAAAATAGTTGGCTGAGAATGCAAAATATTGCCAGAGAGAGTGTCAAGATGCGCAGGATGCCCTCTACGCCCCTACGGGAAAGAATGTCTTCTCGCTGCTTCCTGTACATAATGGGGAATGTTTTAATGTTTACGGGATTAAAGTAGagtggatcatcatcatttctTTGAGAGGATACGGAGATTTTAGCTGTTGGATTGACCAACCAACGAGCAGTGGTTGGTGGGTATGTTATAACCACCTCAATCAGACAATCCAATCCAGCCTCAAGGTCCATACTTTCTGATAGAATTTTCCAAGAGGCTCGAACATCCCTGCAACCAATGAGGTACATATTTCCGACATGTGGATCATACATTCCCTCAACAAAAAGCAACGAGATGTTACTGTATGACGTCCCAGTGAGACTAAGTTGAGCAGAAACATTTAAGAGAAGCTGTTTTTCTGTGTATTCAGCCTTAGCATGATAAGAATTCTCTTTTTCACCGATGGAACCGTTTGTCAAAGGCCCAAACATTTGACCAAGAGAAAGAATCTCCATTTCAATTTCAACTCTTTGGTTAGCTGAACCAGAGATTTGATCTGCAACTGCTGAGGTGTGTAGGGAGAGATCTTCAGAAAGAATCGAAAGGCTGACGGAAAAAGAATCTGCATCCTCCAGTCTTGGGAATGTCAACAGTGATTTCTTAAACATTGAACCAAGGGTAAAGGGCTCATTTTTCTCAAGGACTGTAGCAGCTGCATTGATTTTTGAGTATTTGTAGTATGGACGAGAAGCAGTATATTGATCCCACAGCTCAACAGGGCGGATCAGTTTCtcaaatgataaaggaaagTAACGCCTACTGCTTCCATCAATACTGGAAAAATGGCCAATAATTATGCTCCTTTGTGTTATAGAAAAGGAGAGTGGAACATACAAGCAGATTCGCGAATCACAGTTGCTGTCTTCTGCACCAACTACTCCTCGGCAACCAACCATACAAAGCTGTCCACTGGAAGATTTCCAAATTCCCTCAGCAGAAAGAGTCATGTTACTAAGCCCAGTCCTTTGTGCTGCGGTGAACTGATTCTCCAATGGAGAAATCACTCTAAACACAGAAGAGACCCTAGAAGAAGTGACATTATCTTTTACAGATATTGTATCACATCGAACATCCTGAAGGACAAGCTTGACGTCCTTAAAACCCCCATCAGTGGCATTTATCTCCTTGTCCGATCTGAATGGACCCAATTGACTGCAAAAATCATCTGTACCGTTGCATTTCCAGTTTGGCACAACTGTTAAGGCTTCTTGCTGAGTGAATCTTTGAAGAATATAACAGAAGTCAAGCCCTCGATAAGTATTTATCTCAGTACTCAGACTATCTTTGTACGGATATGGATCACAAGCTTTTGACACAAACTTTTCAGAGCCGAATTCGTACTTTGAAGAAGTTCCCAGCCAAGAAGACATATGAACTTCATCAAAGTACTTAAAACTCGTCTTTGGGTTTAAGCTTTTCATGGTTCCTAGAACAGCTCTATTTGTCAGTGTATTTGTTCTAGGATAATGAAGCACGAGCAAAATTTGATCATCTTGCATAAGAGGTGGCTGATTAGTATAACCAG encodes the following:
- the LOC101255778 gene encoding uncharacterized protein, with product MSFFASYWTMASIIIWLMLLSVGFVHSYVVDGELGPRTRTSMPYKYERTDEVKKECAFVLASASELEPDDNRIYSIKHELSFLNGDWRQVSNGAASIMPFDDRDLSNRSSDLRSPLNLVSFWVTNVDRAHQSKKSVSVSGILQIGITLDGLFSSKPYERSPHFDIWPGHSQLSVTFEGVYIESKKNQGERVMCLLGTTMLPSRQQESTDPWQWVKESGYTNQPPLMQDDQILLVLHYPRTNTLTNRAVLGTMKSLNPKTSFKYFDEVHMSSWLGTSSKYEFGSEKFVSKACDPYPYKDSLSTEINTYRGLDFCYILQRFTQQEALTVVPNWKCNGTDDFCSQLGPFRSDKEINATDGGFKDVKLVLQDVRCDTISVKDNVTSSRVSSVFRVISPLENQFTAAQRTGLSNMTLSAEGIWKSSSGQLCMVGCRGVVGAEDSNCDSRICLYVPLSFSITQRSIIIGHFSSIDGSSRRYFPLSFEKLIRPVELWDQYTASRPYYKYSKINAAATVLEKNEPFTLGSMFKKSLLTFPRLEDADSFSVSLSILSEDLSLHTSAVADQISGSANQRVEIEMEILSLGQMFGPLTNGSIGEKENSYHAKAEYTEKQLLLNVSAQLSLTGTSYSNISLLFVEGMYDPHVGNMYLIGCRDVRASWKILSESMDLEAGLDCLIEVVITYPPTTARWLVNPTAKISVSSQRNDDDPLYFNPVNIKTFPIMYRKQREDILSRRGVEGILRILTLSLAIFCILSQLFYIRGNAESVPYVSLAMLGVQAVGYGLPLITGAEALFKMMGAEINETPSYDLENSQWIRLIDYTVKVLVLVAFLVTARLSQKVWRSRIRLSARSPLEPHRVPSDKWVLVSTVVMHVAGYIIVLFIHSFNTSQKPLHAERYVDSTGNFHTLREWETELEEYMGLIQDFFLLPQVIGNLFWQIHCKPLRKLYYIGLTSVRLLPHVYDYIRSPVPNPYFSEEYEFVNPRFDFYTKFGDIAIPVAAVVLAVVVYIQQRWNYEKLSQTLRLGKIKLLPVGSRVYERLPSAEAELTSGVKDRDVD